A stretch of the Candidatus Methylomirabilota bacterium genome encodes the following:
- a CDS encoding trypsin-like peptidase domain-containing protein: MRRTVIQPAADAGPDGPVKVIAQVLVEREGQVVKRGSAVIVAAREEYGEAVCYLLTVGHVLDGRQASDSVQVLLPDGNDWRPVRGEAIQQVDAGERDLAVLRAIATCRPARIGVGPERDGDVWLAGFPGEGQVRVWPGHAREASWFGTLRWIVEGTVTEGASGGGVFDAQTGRLLGLIQGYWTARLVMPGGAIAGVARIGTAAVIPITRVRALLEEWGFEDLLDSAR, encoded by the coding sequence ATGCGCCGCACCGTCATCCAGCCCGCGGCCGATGCCGGCCCGGACGGCCCGGTGAAAGTGATCGCCCAGGTGCTGGTAGAGCGCGAAGGTCAGGTCGTCAAGCGCGGATCGGCGGTGATCGTCGCCGCCCGCGAAGAGTACGGAGAGGCGGTCTGCTACCTCCTGACCGTGGGACACGTCTTGGACGGCCGCCAGGCCTCGGACTCGGTCCAGGTGCTCCTGCCCGACGGAAATGACTGGCGCCCGGTGCGGGGCGAGGCGATCCAGCAGGTAGACGCCGGCGAACGCGACCTGGCGGTGCTGCGCGCCATCGCGACGTGCCGGCCGGCGCGGATCGGCGTGGGTCCCGAACGCGATGGCGACGTGTGGCTCGCCGGCTTCCCCGGCGAGGGGCAGGTTCGCGTCTGGCCCGGGCACGCGCGCGAGGCGTCCTGGTTCGGCACCCTCCGATGGATCGTCGAGGGAACGGTCACCGAGGGCGCGAGCGGCGGCGGCGTGTTCGACGCCCAGACCGGGCGCCTCCTCGGCCTCATCCAGGGTTACTGGACGGCGCGCCTCGTCATGCCCGGCGGCGCGATCGCGGGTGTGGCGCGGATCGGCACCGCGGCCGTGATCCCCATCACCCGCGTCCGCGCGCTTCTCGAGGAATGGGGGTTCGAAGACCTCCTGGACAGTGCTCGATAG
- a CDS encoding GspE/PulE family protein has product MKEPLAIPTRPSAQNGGSAGSPARGRSAEVVEPIIRLVDDLIRQALADGASDIHLEPERDRLLVRTRMDGFLVKVREIPRALHTAVVSRIKVMASLDIAERRVPQDGHIRIRTGTVDADLRVSTLPCRHGEKVVLRLFEPGRGLLALEHLGLSVDQLTLVDKMLAHSHGMLLVTGPTGCGKTTTLRACIHRVRAEHLNIISVEDPVEYEIPGITQIQINERAGLTFAEALRAILRQDPDIIMVGEIRDGETAEVAFRASLTGHLLLSTMHTNDAASAILRVVNLGIDPYLVAASTIGVISQRLVRLVCPSCRVPAVVPSALLAEVPRLREAAGALVRGRGCSACRHTGYRGRTGIYELLALDDETRALLAREAGGTRFHAAVRAAGLQTLYDDGIRKVAAGLTTLDEVLRVTTPARPLHLLGPPG; this is encoded by the coding sequence ATGAAGGAACCGCTCGCGATACCGACCCGCCCCTCCGCCCAGAACGGCGGGAGCGCGGGCAGCCCGGCGCGGGGGCGGAGCGCCGAAGTCGTGGAGCCGATCATCCGGCTGGTCGATGACCTGATCCGGCAGGCGCTGGCCGACGGCGCCAGCGACATCCACCTCGAGCCGGAACGCGACCGCCTCCTCGTCCGGACCCGCATGGATGGCTTCCTCGTCAAGGTGCGCGAGATTCCCCGGGCGCTCCACACGGCGGTGGTGTCCCGGATCAAGGTCATGGCCAGCCTGGACATCGCAGAGCGGCGCGTGCCACAGGACGGCCACATCCGGATCCGGACCGGAACCGTCGACGCCGACCTTCGGGTCTCGACCCTGCCGTGCCGCCACGGCGAGAAGGTGGTACTCCGGCTGTTCGAGCCGGGACGAGGGCTCCTGGCTCTCGAGCACCTCGGGCTGAGCGTCGATCAGCTCACGCTGGTCGACAAGATGCTCGCGCATTCCCACGGGATGCTCCTGGTGACGGGGCCCACCGGCTGCGGGAAGACCACGACGCTGCGGGCGTGTATCCACCGGGTGCGGGCCGAGCACCTCAACATCATCTCGGTGGAGGACCCGGTCGAATACGAGATCCCCGGGATCACCCAGATTCAGATCAACGAGCGGGCGGGTCTCACCTTCGCCGAAGCCCTCCGGGCGATCCTCCGGCAGGACCCGGACATCATCATGGTCGGCGAGATCCGTGACGGCGAGACGGCCGAGGTCGCGTTCCGTGCCTCGCTGACGGGTCACCTCCTGCTGAGCACGATGCACACCAACGACGCGGCGAGCGCCATCCTCCGCGTGGTGAACCTCGGTATCGATCCTTATCTGGTGGCCGCCTCGACCATCGGCGTCATCAGTCAGCGGCTCGTGCGCCTCGTCTGCCCGAGCTGCCGGGTCCCGGCGGTCGTTCCGTCGGCCCTGCTGGCCGAGGTGCCTCGGCTCCGCGAGGCGGCGGGTGCCCTCGTCCGGGGTCGCGGCTGTTCGGCCTGTCGACACACCGGCTACCGCGGTCGCACGGGGATCTACGAGCTGCTCGCGCTCGACGACGAGACGCGGGCACTGCTCGCCCGGGAAGCCGGGGGGACGCGCTTTCACGCGGCGGTGCGCGCGGCTGGCCTGCAGACGCTCTACGACGACGGGATCCGCAAGGTGGCGGCCGGGCTCACCACCCTCGACGAGGTGCTCCGCGTCACCACACCGGCGAGACCGCTCCACCTCCTCGGCCCGCCGGGATGA
- a CDS encoding AmpG family muropeptide MFS transporter produces the protein MESRDEPVDAESPSRGWTTDTRRAGRDWIESLAVYLERRLIIVFLFGFASGLPLLLTLSTLSIWLTEQGVSLTAIGLFAMVGTPYTLKFLWAPMIDRAPIPGLTAWLGRRRSWLLAIQACLILAILALGATRPGQAPFWTALWALVVAFFSASQDIVIDAYRIESVREHEQGAAAAMTQFGYRIGMLASGAGALYLAESVSWFGVYAVMAALMLVGVATTVASPEPLVGAPTGPPGGGALARVREAVIEPFAEFIRRSGLKVAGLVLAFILLYKFGDAFAGVMANPFYVKIGFTKAEIAGVTKIFGLAATLAGVFLGGVVVTRYGVMPALLGCGVLQMLSNLMFVVQAMMGHDVSTLMLTIGLENLTGGMGSAAFVAYLSLLCNVAYTATQYALFSSFMAVGRTLLSSTSGWVADHVDWVSFFLISTVLAVPGLLILGWMMRRFPTAGRPATLRP, from the coding sequence ATGGAGTCGCGAGACGAGCCGGTCGACGCGGAGAGCCCCTCGCGAGGGTGGACGACCGACACCCGCCGGGCCGGACGCGACTGGATCGAGTCGCTCGCCGTGTACCTCGAGCGACGGCTCATCATCGTCTTCCTCTTCGGCTTCGCCAGCGGCCTGCCGCTGCTCCTCACCCTCTCCACCCTGTCGATCTGGCTCACCGAGCAGGGCGTGAGCCTCACCGCCATCGGCCTCTTTGCCATGGTCGGCACCCCCTACACCCTCAAGTTTCTCTGGGCCCCCATGATCGATCGGGCGCCGATCCCCGGCCTGACCGCCTGGCTCGGCCGGCGCCGCTCCTGGCTCCTCGCCATTCAGGCGTGCCTGATCCTGGCCATCCTCGCCCTCGGCGCCACGCGTCCGGGTCAGGCGCCCTTCTGGACCGCACTCTGGGCCCTGGTGGTGGCCTTCTTCTCGGCCAGCCAGGACATCGTCATCGACGCCTACCGGATCGAGAGCGTGCGGGAGCACGAGCAGGGCGCGGCGGCGGCCATGACCCAGTTCGGGTATCGCATCGGCATGCTGGCGAGCGGGGCGGGAGCCCTGTACCTGGCCGAGTCCGTCTCCTGGTTCGGGGTCTACGCCGTCATGGCCGCCCTCATGCTGGTCGGCGTCGCCACGACCGTCGCGAGCCCCGAGCCGCTCGTCGGCGCGCCGACCGGCCCCCCGGGGGGCGGCGCGCTGGCGCGGGTCCGGGAGGCGGTCATCGAGCCCTTCGCGGAGTTCATCCGGCGGAGCGGCCTCAAGGTCGCCGGGCTGGTCCTCGCCTTCATCCTGCTCTACAAGTTCGGGGACGCCTTCGCCGGCGTCATGGCCAACCCCTTCTACGTGAAGATCGGCTTCACCAAGGCGGAGATCGCCGGCGTCACCAAGATCTTCGGGCTCGCGGCCACGCTGGCCGGCGTGTTCCTGGGCGGGGTGGTGGTCACCCGCTACGGGGTGATGCCGGCCTTGCTCGGCTGCGGGGTCCTCCAGATGCTGTCCAACCTCATGTTCGTCGTGCAGGCCATGATGGGGCACGACGTCTCCACGCTCATGCTGACCATCGGCCTCGAGAACCTCACGGGCGGCATGGGCTCGGCCGCGTTCGTGGCCTACCTGTCGCTCTTGTGCAACGTCGCGTATACGGCGACCCAGTACGCGCTCTTCTCCTCCTTCATGGCGGTCGGGCGGACCCTTCTCTCGTCGACGAGCGGCTGGGTCGCCGACCATGTGGACTGGGTGTCCTTCTTTCTCATCTCGACGGTCCTGGCCGTGCCGGGACTCCTCATCCTCGGGTGGATGATGCGGCGCTTTCCGACGGCCGGCCGACCGGCGACGCTCCGACCGTAA